The genomic DNA taggcccagcatccacctggccctatggtcctggacaggccttccaatcccagccccttgcaagaagtaaaaaagaaaatgtgttatatctgaccactctccccccatggcccatcctctcctctatcactcacatccccaccccttgcCCCTTGTCCcccccttactccagatgcctataccccactgagtatatatgctgtttactctcctagccacctctgatgagagtgaagattccctcattctcccttgccttcccccttccctatcattgtaataaagaaaaatcttattatatgaaatatcttggcctattaccccctctcctttttctttctccctttacatttcccttttttctattgattccatttttacatattttatcttcaaattcagctttctcctgtgcttcaactataaaagctccttcttctacctgttctattaactgagaaggttcatacgagtattatcagtgtcatttttctatgcagtaatacatgcagttcatcatcattaagtccctcatattttccccttctcctccaatctctatgcttcacctgagtcctgtatctgaagatcaaaccttctgttcagctctggccattctaacaggaacatttgaaattcccctggttcattgaaagtccatctttttccctggaagaggacattcagtatggctgagtagttgattctcagttgcattctaagctcttttgccttccggtatattatattccaaaccctatgggcttttaatgtagttgctgctaagtcctgtgtgatcctgactgcagctccaagatatttgaactgtgtccttttggctgcttgtaatattttctctttgacttgggagttctagaacttggctataatattcctaggggttgggttttaggatctctttctcagggggattggtggattctctccatttctattttgccctctgcttctaggatatcagggcaattttcctgtaataattctttgaaaatgatgtcaaggctcttttcctgatcatgactttcagttattccaataattttaaaattatctttcctaaatctgttttctatatcagttgttttttcaatgagatgtttcacattttcttctaatttttcatttttttggtttttgaagtattgaatcctaatttcttgtaaattcatcaatctccctgagttctattctttgaaggatttattttcctcagagagttttcttatctcttttttctatctggccaattttgctttttaaagcattctcctcaataaccttttgaactgttttatccatttgacctacgctggtttttagcatgctattttcttcagcatttttttagatttccttgactaagctgctgacttcattttcatgtttttcctgcatctctctcttttcttttcccagtttttcttctaactccctcatttgattttcaaagtcttttttgagttctgtcatagactgagcccaatttctgtttttcttggagtctttagatgcaggagcttgtgcttcttcatcttcagactgagtgttttgatccttcttgggctcgtatgcaaaatatttctcaatggtgttcctcttttttctctgcttgctcatttccccagcctaagcctgttttgggggtgcttcctgagcttttgggacactcccacaaggatctcagtgtgtgaagctctgtcctccttcctggtctgtgaatgaccatatgcgccctactctgctatggggctgaggtgggggggggggaaggccctgctattctatgggggggcctagactgcaatcaggatctgaatgtggtcagagccccagagtcctgttccaggggcagagctctgcagtctctctctctccactcccctccctaggttcaatgggctcatgccctgggggctcctgcttactgactccacctgcttctctgtttcctggatctgggcttgctgtgtgccctgagggcttggctctgacagaggtcccccccccttccccaaatttatgcctggtgctccctgggggagggggggtaggtcaggaaactcccctacTGCTGGGAGCCTCGGCTCCCAGctctctggggctgcctccgggaggctgaagtacTTTCGTTCTGGCAGGCTGCCCTTCCAAcactggggagcagagcctttctgatcttttccaggttaccttgagtaccTTGAGTACCCTCACTGGGTtcctctgtgggttttgtctctagaaaatttagttagagtccttaatttGAAAGATTCATGAGAGagcgccatcttggctccgcccccaatcccttttcttaaaaaaacaaacaaaacccccaaCTTTTTTGATGCTCAATTTATATCATTGTTACTTTCCAGTAACTCCCCTTGATCTCAGCAATAAAAATGCCCttctaacaaaaaaataaatttaagcacAACACATCAACACACTGTACATTTGACAAGCTAAGCCTCATTTTGCACCTATAATTCACTATTTCCCTGCTGAGGAGACATGCTTTATTCTCATTCCTCTGAAGTCATGAATagtcactgaaaaaaatcagCAGATCAGTGCATAATCAGTTTCTTCCATTTTGAATTCCCTCACATATCCTGTTCTCTTCCCTTCAGGTTATCaatttttaatgtagttgaaCTAAACACAGTAATCTAGATGTGGTTTGAGAGCATACAATGGAACTACAACttcctctgtaaaaaaaaaaaagcattatctttTCTGATTGCTCTGGCATAGTATTGATTCACAATGAGTTCTGAGTCAACAAAACCCCCAAGTCTTTTTCAAGTGAACTGTAGTCTATCCATATCTCCCCTATTCTGTACATGAATAGCTGACTTTTTTAAACCTAAccataagattttatatttatattaattttatgctAGATATATCCCAATGAGATTTTTGTATCCTAATTCTGTCATCTTAGCATACTAACTATCCTTTatagatttatttcatttgagaagCATTCCACCTTGcccacataactgataaaaatcatTACATggacagaaacaaaaataatcttgTAGCTCTCCACTAGAGATggtctttcaattaaaaaaaatctaataattacaattctttttttaaccagTTCTAAAACCACTTAACTGTTTTATCATCCAGACCACATCACTCCACCTTATCCATATAGTGGGATACCTGACAAGTGCCACTCCAAAACCTGGACAAATGTCTAGGAAATCCCCTGGGttaaaatgggggcagctaggtggcccagtggataaagtactagccctggaattaggaggacctgagttcaaatctggtctcaggcactgaTACTTACTAGAGTGTGACCTTGGCAATACATCATTACCACCTGCCTCCCCCAAAAAGCCCCATAAATCCTCTGGATCTACAACTCTAGTATGTGAGAGATCAATAATTTCATTTGCATGGGAGATTCCTGTCACAAAAATTCTCTCCACCCAGACTGTAACCTTTCTATAATTTAAAATAGAAGTACTAGGGAGTTCAAGGAGGTACACAAAGAAAATGAGTTTAGTCTGAATTAACTTGCTCTTGCATGCTTTTAGTCAGTTTTCTGTTCTTAGAAAGTACAAGTTATTCTTTTAATGACATGTATATAAGTAACTCTCATTTACAAAGTACGAGTTGCAAGTGTTACtttctcctttttacagatgaagtgagTCTTGaagaggttaaatggtttgcttTTATAGCTAGTACAGttgggatctgaacccaagtctccAAAATCCAAGTACAATAATCTTTCCATTTCAATCTATAAACCCTCCAATAAATGAATACAACTTAGAAAGTACAAGGTACTTAATAAGGATAATGCTGCATGAATTTTCTATCTTAATAAACTAAGCAATAAATGAGTGGTGCTAAAGAGGTGTGGAAGAAGGAGACATTAAAGAAGATTGGATGGTCAGTGAATACTTCACAGTAAGTGGGGCTGTAGCTGTACAGGCAGTGTAAAACTTgacaaaaaggagaaaggaagaagagatttcAGGGAATGAGAACAGcagatgtgaaagaaaaaaaaactgaatgtttAAAAGGATTCAGACAGCTAAAAAGGTAGACAGAAAAATTACAGAGGACTATGAATGTCAGTTTAACTGTCATTTAACCTACAAAAAATTGAAATCACTGTTCCCCTGGAAAAGAGCTTAAAATACCTCATCATTCAATTCAAAGTCTTTACTAAATGCCTACAATAAGGgtgcaaaggcaaaaatgaaaatagtccctgctttcaaggagctaacattctGCATAAAAAAATGTTCCTTGTTTGAGACTTCAGAGAAAACCCCTATTTGACTGATTGAAAGAAATTACTGTGTGATGTGGGAGAACTTACCATGTTGGCACCCAACCTTGATAAAACtgtttctaattcctttgatgtGCACTGAGGTGGTACAGGAATTGCTTCTTGTTTAATAATTGGACCTACATCAAACCTAacagaagaatgaaaggaaaaaccaCTCTTACTGACCACACTTGTAAAGAACAACACACCACGCTCACATTTCtgacctcctggactttactaaAGACACAGTAACATGCTGGCACAGAAGGCCTATCTGACTAGTTCCTGACAGCTACCTCTAACATCAAAATAAGGGGAGAATTAGGATGGTATGATAGGTGATCTgctctttgtttctttcccttcctccctccctcccttccttccttccttccttccttaagttttgcaaggcaaatggggttaagtggcttgcccaaggccacatagctaggtaatattattaaatgtctgaggccagatttgaactcaggtactactgactccaaggccggtgctctatccactgtgccacctagtcgccccagtAATCTGCTTttgacaatgaaaataaatacagaatcaAGAGGCAGAATGGATAAGCAAAAACTAGTCtgtaaattttattcaaaatttacatttttttctcaaaaagaaaaaaagcatgatATGTTTATTAAAAGTAGAACAAAAGAGAACTTACCTTTAGCCAGATGGGCAAGGGGAAAGTACTCTTTCTACAAACATATTTATCTTTACTAAAAATGCAAAGAGTTTATCATCCATGAAAATAAGATTAGAAAAGGCATTGtttgttttaatctttatttCCCCAAAATAGGTATATTTTGCTTATCTAAGAGTTCTAACTTTATTAACTCATCAGAACATCAGTAAATATGTAAACTTTCAtaagtgtttatatatatgtgcatgtatacatatacatgtatatgcaagtatatgtgtgtgtatatatataatatgcatatacatatatacatacacacacatacacacatatgcttTCATATACCTCAATGTATAATGCTATCAGACACAGGTATTAAGATCTGGTTTCAAGAACAAAAGTTTAAATGAAATGacaatttgtaaattttttaattgttcctgctatagaaattaaatgatagtaacatttataaaattgttATATTTGTCTTAAACTCTTGTAGTAGTATAGGGAATCTGTAACTAACATGCaaaagaaaagttattaaaatatacaactatattatacaattagaattaccaaaaaaagaagcaCTTGATTGGAATTTAATTTCTGAAGGTCTAAATTCAAAAGTATAAAAATTGTACAAGCACTTCATGAAGGGTTTGTATGCtctaaaaaatagtttataatttAAGGTTTgtgtttagattttaaaaaatcggtatatatattcacttatatttttatggagttaaaaaattaaattttaacacTGAAATTGAAGAGACTGGTTACTATGCATCACCATTAGAAAAGCATATATaggatactgaaaaaaaatgaaatttgctgTACCTTTTAGGTTTGATTTGCATAATTGTTACCCCAGTAACTGTGTCTCCATGAAGCACTGTATGGATTACAGGGGCAGGACCTCGCCATCTCGGGAGATAACTGGGATGGACATTCAATATGCCACTGGATTAGAAAATTTgggaattaatatatatatatctatatatctatatatgggtTCATAAATTAGTCTTAGGTACACTGTTAAATCACTttaaattatgtttactttttctgATTTATGGGAAATGACTTTTCATGTGGAATCATATCAGTTTATTCATTGTTCCTAAAGTGTCCCATAATAATTCActgggaacttaataaatattttttaaaaaaagatttatcacaATATGAGGGAAAAGATCTGAAGACCCAGTATGTATTTTATTCCCACCAAAATCATGGACAATGTGAATTATATTAATAATCtattcaggggaggctaggtggtgcagtagatagaacactggccctggagtcagcagttcctgaattcaaatcaggcctcagacacttaataattacctagctgtgtggccttgggcaggccacttaaccccatttgccttgcaaaaacaaataataataataacaacaataacaataataatctatTCAGACACTAGCTGCCCTCAATTTATCCAAACAACCCAAAACAACCTTTTAATATCTCTATGTTAACTATTCAATTCTATATTCTAattcttgaaataattattttgttactGTTTATACTGTACATGTCTATGACAATCTGTGTATCAGTTTTTGTAGTCTTAAAGATTTTgtagtattatttattttagtaATAGTACCTTGTACAGTTCTACTCAAAATTAAACACTTAGTGTTTTTTTGGTGATGACTCATACTAAACAAGTTCTTTGTTTCTTgttatttgttttgcaaggcaagggagttaagtggctcacccaaggtcacacagttaggaaattactaagtgtctgaggcggaatttgaactcgggtcctcctgactacagggccagtgctctgtccattgtgccccctagctgcccctgtttcttGTTATTTTGCGTGATAACCCAGATTCTGTTTGATGAAAAGAAGCAGAATTGAAGTTCAAATACTAGCAACTACATCTTAAAAAACACCAAGTTCATCTAAAATGAGTattgaattctaaatttctttaaaagaggACTTACTATGGAAATTTAAGAATGAGTTCTTCACTCAAAAGACGACCGAAGGAAGCCACTACTCCGACATCGAACTCCCCAGATCCCACGCTGGGCCATTCGTGGACTGGAAGCTGAGCCTGAAGGGCGTAACTTTTCACGGGCAGTCcttttggggaaggggagggaactGTGACCACTTCTAAATTTTCTACTAGCTGGTCCCCTTGATTTTCCCTGAAGACAGTAAGATAGAATGGGAAATGCCAAGGTTAGAGGCTGCTTTCCTTAAGGTGTGTAACCAAGTTGACAGAAAACATTCAAGTTTCTGACACATGTGAAGCATCTCTTTGTGACCGAACTGAAAAGAATCAAGGTGGGGAGTGATCCACCTGACTTGTCAGGATGCTCAGTTTTGTatctcacacacacaccacatacacaacacacacacacacacacacacacacagacatccgGGCCCACCCCTGGGGCGGGCAGactccacatacacacacacatacacacacacacacacacacacacacacacaccacatacaccacacacacacaccacatacacaccacacacacaccacacacacaccacatacacaccacacacaccacatacacacacacacaccacatacaccacacacacacaccacatacacacacacacatacaccacatacacaacacacaccacatacaccacacacacacacacacacacacacacaccacatacaccacatacacacagacacacaccacatacaccacacacacacaccacatcacacaccacacacacacacatacacacacaacacacacacaccacacacacacacacacacacacacatacatacacacacacgcgtCGGGGGCGGGCCTCCAGGGACGCCCGGCGCCTCCACCCGGCGGGTCGCCGCGGCCCTCCCCACGGCCCGGGCCGGCGGCCACCCCCGCGGGGCCCGGGCCTCCGGTACCTGGCCTGGCTCAGCGCCCGCAGCGCCTCTCGGGCAAAGTCGTCGGTGCCGAAGAAGAGCACGCGCCAGGGGGGCCGCTCCCGGGCCCGCGCCGCCGGGCCGTCCCCGAGGCCCCGCCACTGGCGCGGCCTCCCCCGGGAGGCGCCGCACGGACGACGGGCCGGCGCCGGGGCCCGAGCGGGAAGCGCCAAGCGCCGGCTCGGCAGCAGCAGCCGCATCGCGCAGACGTCGGCCCGCGGCCCGCACTGCGCACGCGCGCGGCGGGAGAGGGGCGGGGCCTCCCAGGGAAGGGGCGGGGCTGCAGGGAGAGCGGGGCGGGGCTGCGGAGAGCGGGGCGGGGCTGCGGGACTCCCGGGCCAGCCCCGCCCGCCGAGCGCCCTCTAGTGTCCTCCCAAGACGCCCCAAGGCCTCCGGGAAGGGGCGGGGAGGCCCGGCCTCCGGGGCCGGGGCACGGGGAGGCTCGGCCGCCATCCTGGCCATTCCCCCTTCATTTCTCAGAATGCCGGCGCAAAGGGAGCCGGGCGCGGCGCCCGGGAAGGAAAGCCGCTGCGCGGCGGCCGCGCCATGCCCTGGGGGCGCCGTCCTCCGAGGGGGGCCCGAGCCGAGCCGCGGACCGGAAGCAGGGGACCCGGCACGTGGGCAGCGCCAGCGCGAGGCCGGAAGCTTCAAGAAGCCAGGAGAGATGCCCAAGGCACGAGTTTGATCCTGGCGGCAGCAGCCATCGGCTCCTATGCCAGGGATTGGTTTAAGGAGCAAACGAATGAatgcaaaaaaatgtaaatacttaGTATGTGCCCTGAACattgaatctatttttttctttcaaactttaacaaacatcaaataaaatcatcatttccatacacaaaaaatagaaaaaaaggattatataaatACTTCAAATCTCTGCTGTTCATCACTTTTTCATTTcggtatataataaattcaacgtGTAACTTTTGGAGctgttcttttgttttcttctgtacaatttaaaaatgctttaatgaCCCTCCTTCCACCCCATCTCTATCACTCTTCTCtattccttttccccctcttcccaccaatggaaaaacagaaaaacaaatatacataataagCAAAACAACTTCCAAAATGTATGTCTCCTTCTGCACTTAAGCCTACCAAGACTTTGCCAGGAGATAGGTCACATACTTCGTCATCAGTCCACTAGAATTGTGGCCGATCAtcacattgatcagaattcttaagactTTCACATTTGTTTTTCCTTGCAATGTTATCCTTATATACTTGCTTTCCTGGGTCTGTTCATTTAAGGGCCTCACATACCTTTGtttaaaccccacaattctttctttggatacagatggtattctccatcacagataccctaaaattgtgcctgattgttgcactgatggaaagagcaagtccattaagattgatcatttcccaggtctttctgaagcTATATTTCCTCATTACTTATGGTTAAATGATATTCACATACTATCACTTAttgagtcattccccagttgatagccATCTCCTTAGTTTGCATGTTTTTATTGTAACAAAATGGTCTGCTTTATTTTTGCAGAAACTTTTTGgtgtccctttcttccttctttgcacTCTTTGAATCTAGTAGGTCTAGCAGTAGTATCATAAAGTCAGAGGGCATGAAGTTTAGTGATTTTCTGGTGTCTGGCACAATTAGTCTTCTGTGTCTAAAATTTTAATCTAATGATTATAGGTGTTGTCCAGCATGGTAGGAGCAAATCTGGGGTGTAGGGTATGTTCAAGGATATCTAGTACCTTGGTATGGCTGCTTTCTGCCTTTGATTTCCACCTAAGCCACAtaattctcacctgtgactccaagaattGTAGCCTGCACAGAGGCCACAACTGGTAAACTTTTTCAGCAGGTAGGCTGAACCAGGTTGAGGGGTAACTTGGAAGTCTCAAACACATCGGAGAGTAGTGGGTGTCTACCCTAAGCATGTAAAGTCTTcgactggtggaatgggtggaagaGAACAATTCGTTCATCTGCTCATCTGGACCGGAACACTCACATACATCAAGactgatgaaaatgatggggaaatatagaaattgctaagtgaaaaatgagaactccacagggtttatcagcaggatagttcatccatttgttttttttttttttttgcaaggcaatgaggttaagtgacttgcccaaggttacacagctaggtaattaagtgtctgagactagatttgaactcaggtcctcccgatcccttagttcatctatttctaagaaggcagcatttagtcaaaggatatgcaagggcaatttacagatgaggaaatcaaagaaatccatagtcatatgaaaaattgttctaaatcattactgattagagaaatgcaaattaaagcatctctgagataccacctcacacctctcagactggccaatatgaccagaaaggacaatgatcaatgttggaagggatgtaggaaatctgggaccctaatgcattgttgatggagctgtgaattcatctagcctttctggggagaaatttggaattatgttcaaaggacaacaaaattgtacataccctttgatccagcaaatatcactactgagtctataccctgaagagatcatgaaaaagggtgaaaacatcatttgtacaaaaaaatcttaacagctttgtttgtggtggcaaagaattggaaattgagtgaatgttcatcaaatggggaatgactgaacagattgtggtatatgtatgttatagaacactattgttctattagaaaccaggagggaagggaattcagtgaagcctggagggatttgtatgaactgatggtgagcaggatgagcagaaccaaaacattgtacactctaacagcaacatggggttgatgatcaaccttaatggacttgctaatttcatcagtgcaacaaccagggacaattttagggtatctggatctatatccagagaaagaattgtggagtttaaacagagaccaaagactcttacctttaattttaaaaaagttatcttattatgtaattgagttatctcttatattttatttttttctttaaggatatgatttctctctcagcacattcaacttagatcaattatggcatgaaaacaatgtaaagactactagactgccttctgtggcaggtggggtgaggggagggaagtgagactgggggaaaaattgtaaaattcaaaaaacaatttaaaaaagaaggtagcatttaatgccatcaaaagtaaaatacaagcGAAGCTTaaagagatgcaggactcttgactcagtaagaaggtagatggaattcaattttatgcagacaataACAAAGCAAAATACTTTAATGATGTCCAGAAGGTCATTtgtgggccaaagacatatggtgcatttcaactactcagtgctgatggatccacattgattaacgatagggacatgatcctagagagatgggctgaaacttccatagtattctttttctatatatataaatattttatttgttttctaattatatacaatagtagtttctacctatcatttttggtaaggttttgaattttgcacatTTCCCTCCAGCCCTCCCTTTCATCCCCCTGTTcctcccatagaaggcagtctgataatctttacattgcttccatgctatatgttgatcaaaatttaatgtgttgaggggtggctaggtggcgtagtggataaagcaccaaccctggagtcaggagtacctgggttcaaatccaggctcagacacttaataaatacctagctgggtggccttgggtaagccacttaaccccatttgccttgcaaagagagaaaaaaagtggagaaaaaaatcatatccttgaggaaaaaatataatattagagatagcaaaattatataatacataagacaacttttttattGAAGGTAGTCTTTGGTCaatgtttaaactccacagttctttctctggatacagatggtattctccattgcagataccctaaaattgtccttgattattgcactgatggaatgaacaaatctgTTAAAGTttatcatcacacccatgttgctgttttaatgttcttctggttctgctcatcctgctcagtatcagttcatacaagtctttccaggcttctctgaaatcccatcccattggtttctaatagaacaatagtgttccataacatatacatatacatatatgtgtgtgtgtgtgtgtgtgtgtgtatatatatataggtatatatatatatatatatatatatatatatatatatataccacaatttgttcagccaatccccaattgatggacattcacttgatttccaactctttatcaccacaaacagggctgctgtgaatatttttgtacaagtgttatttttaccctttttcacgatctcttcaaggtatagacccagtagtggtattgctggatcaaagggtatgcacatttttattgccctttgagtctAATTCCCAATtgcccaattgctctccagaaagatttccatagtgtttttaagggaccatcatcaatcagtgcagaaGCCTTGACCCCTTTACCTCAAGTTGAATTCAATCAGTCCCtgactgaagttccaactgaagaagaggttttgaatgccactAGGCTCCTTTCAAATGGGTAGCatctggtactgattctattcaagctgagatctacaaggtggggggtccattgctaatccaaaaactgactgaaattttccaggatatatggcatgaagagtttatccctcaagaattcaaagatgtctccattgtccatttctataaaggtaaagggaataggttgtttgtttctcttttagtcattgctggtaagattcttgctagagtccttctcaataggctgatccttcacctggaagatggtcacctccctgagagccagtgtgacttcagaaagggcctaggaacagtcaatatggtgtttgcttcCTGAttattccaggaaaaatgccaggaacagaacagaggtctatatacaTTTGTAGGTCTAACAAAGACCTTTGATTAGTTGTGaggacttatggaaaattatgtcaaaatgtgttccacagtattgtacatcagttccatgatAGCATGCATGCTTGAGTTCTGGATAGTAGATGATTCTCTCAAGATtcccc from Macrotis lagotis isolate mMagLag1 chromosome 4, bilby.v1.9.chrom.fasta, whole genome shotgun sequence includes the following:
- the MTFMT gene encoding methionyl-tRNA formyltransferase, mitochondrial yields the protein MRLLLPSRRLALPARAPAPARRPCGASRGRPRQWRGLGDGPAARARERPPWRVLFFGTDDFAREALRALSQARENQGDQLVENLEVVTVPSPSPKGLPVKSYALQAQLPVHEWPSVGSGEFDVGVVASFGRLLSEELILKFPYGILNVHPSYLPRWRGPAPVIHTVLHGDTVTGVTIMQIKPKRFDVGPIIKQEAIPVPPQCTSKELETVLSRLGANMLISVLRNLPESLKSKRQQPTEGVTYAPKISVAMSCVKWEEQTPEEILRLQRAIGSMIPLQTLWMDSTIKLLDFVEVNSPGLSDQKQSVLPGTIIYNKQSQTLLVCCKGGWIGIRSIILKKKLTADDFYNGYLHLWFQQNSQAQLKDCRFRTLNLTKKKSGKETKLLLCNSALSI